In a single window of the Methanolobus psychrophilus R15 genome:
- a CDS encoding cofactor-independent phosphoglycerate mutase, whose translation MKYVVLIGDGMADEPLEELGGKTVLQKANTPNMDHIARNGRAGLARTVPEGMHPGSDVANMSIIGYDPKKYYSGRAPLEAASMGIKIAGDDVAFRCNLITINDGLITDYSSGHITNAEAKELIEAVDAKLGNATFSFYPGISYRHLLVSKGALGAKTQCTPPHDVIDQDRRLHMPLGKDSEVLSELIEASMPILENHPVNEKRINEGKNPGNSIWLWGQGFAPAFPLFSELYGLKGAIISAVDLVNGIGIYAGLDVIQVPGATGYLDTNYKGKGEYAMKALDDHDFVFVHVEAPDEAGHMGNLKAKIQAIEDFDEKVVGTVLKAAMEYSEAVTIMVLPDHPTPVARRTHTSVPIPFAVYSTAADEPDDAQAFDEESVKKGSFGTVYAADLVGILIRSGQQ comes from the coding sequence ATGAAATATGTAGTACTTATCGGAGACGGCATGGCTGATGAGCCCCTTGAGGAACTTGGCGGAAAGACAGTCCTTCAGAAAGCCAACACACCAAACATGGATCATATAGCCAGGAACGGACGCGCAGGACTTGCCCGGACAGTGCCTGAGGGCATGCACCCTGGCAGCGATGTTGCAAACATGTCCATTATAGGTTACGACCCGAAGAAGTACTACTCTGGCAGGGCACCGCTTGAAGCTGCAAGCATGGGAATCAAGATAGCTGGAGATGATGTGGCCTTCAGGTGTAACCTTATTACGATAAATGACGGGCTTATAACAGATTACAGTTCAGGGCATATCACAAATGCCGAGGCGAAAGAGCTTATCGAGGCTGTGGATGCGAAACTGGGCAATGCGACCTTCAGTTTCTATCCGGGAATCAGCTATCGCCATCTGCTGGTGAGCAAGGGAGCACTTGGAGCCAAAACCCAATGCACGCCTCCCCATGACGTTATAGATCAGGACAGGCGTCTTCATATGCCTTTGGGAAAGGATAGTGAAGTGCTGAGTGAACTTATCGAAGCTTCGATGCCAATACTGGAAAATCATCCGGTCAATGAGAAAAGGATTAATGAAGGCAAGAACCCCGGTAACTCCATATGGCTCTGGGGTCAGGGATTCGCTCCTGCTTTCCCGCTTTTCAGCGAACTTTACGGCCTTAAAGGAGCCATAATATCGGCCGTGGATCTGGTGAACGGCATCGGCATATATGCCGGGCTGGATGTCATACAGGTCCCCGGGGCCACAGGTTATCTTGATACTAATTATAAAGGAAAGGGAGAATACGCAATGAAAGCCCTGGATGACCATGACTTCGTATTCGTGCATGTGGAAGCGCCTGACGAGGCAGGGCACATGGGAAACCTGAAAGCCAAGATCCAGGCTATAGAGGACTTCGACGAGAAGGTCGTCGGCACAGTCCTGAAAGCAGCCATGGAATATAGTGAAGCTGTCACCATAATGGTACTGCCCGACCATCCAACTCCTGTTGCACGCAGAACGCACACTTCAGTGCCAATACCCTTTGCAGTCTATTCAACTGCCGCAGATGAGCCGGATGATGCTCAGGCCTTTGATGAGGAGTCAGTGAAGAAAGGCTCTTTTGGTACAGTATATGCAGCAGACCTTGTAGGGATTTTGATCAGATCTGGTCAACAATAA
- a CDS encoding F420-dependent oxidoreductase gives MLSGGNYHHRRDFLLYDTIIYAYSCYSPEEYPVKMEAFTVENVPLIKAGDDIASIICQNAEIRDNDIIIIASTIVAKAEGRMFRLDDIVAGDEACRIAQEHQTDPRFIQAVLDRSRDILIESPIFLVETNNGHVCIKAGIDASNVDKGFLVDLPTDPDASAADMGKSIEDITGRKISVIITDTNGRAFKIGQTGVAVGLYHIHPIKNWRGEKDLFGNILQITEESVADEIAGAANLLMGEGDGGYPVVILRGLELRSDDKSSVKEMYRDSSQDIIRKGLCSLRHA, from the coding sequence TTGCTCAGTGGGGGTAACTATCATCATCGCCGCGATTTCCTGTTATACGATACTATTATTTATGCCTACTCCTGTTACTCCCCTGAGGAATATCCTGTGAAGATGGAAGCATTTACTGTTGAGAACGTGCCGCTGATCAAAGCGGGAGATGACATAGCATCTATTATCTGCCAGAATGCAGAGATCAGGGATAACGACATCATTATTATTGCTTCAACAATAGTAGCAAAGGCCGAAGGCAGGATGTTCAGGCTAGATGACATAGTAGCAGGTGATGAGGCTTGCAGGATAGCACAGGAACATCAGACAGACCCCCGCTTTATACAGGCTGTGCTTGACAGGAGCCGGGACATATTGATCGAGTCACCCATATTCCTGGTGGAGACAAATAACGGGCATGTGTGCATAAAGGCAGGCATCGACGCATCTAATGTAGACAAGGGGTTCCTTGTGGATCTCCCGACGGATCCTGATGCAAGTGCTGCGGATATGGGAAAGAGTATCGAGGATATCACAGGCAGGAAGATCAGTGTAATCATAACCGATACCAACGGCCGGGCATTCAAGATCGGACAAACCGGGGTTGCGGTTGGCCTCTATCATATCCACCCAATCAAGAACTGGAGAGGGGAAAAGGACCTTTTTGGGAACATACTCCAGATCACAGAGGAATCAGTCGCCGATGAGATAGCAGGTGCAGCGAACCTGCTCATGGGAGAAGGGGATGGAGGGTACCCGGTGGTCATCTTAAGAGGCCTGGAACTACGCTCCGATGACAAGTCATCTGTGAAAGAGATGTATCGGGACAGCAGTCAAGATATTATCAGAAAAGGACTTTGCAGTCTCAGGCATGCCTAA
- a CDS encoding heat shock protein Hsp20 translates to MRFGLTRWNPSSVDRMDPFEEMRSMQDRLNQLFGESESGGGWMDLDTFRPLADIKEKENNIIVTTDLPGIEKKDVNIDIKGNKLWISANTQRENEEEKEGYLMKERSFKRFARSLSLPASVTEQGSTAKMEDGVLTITLPKAEEEEKHKIMIE, encoded by the coding sequence ATGAGATTTGGACTTACAAGATGGAATCCTTCTTCCGTGGACAGAATGGATCCTTTTGAAGAAATGAGAAGCATGCAGGACCGTCTGAACCAGCTTTTTGGGGAGAGTGAGAGTGGTGGAGGATGGATGGATCTTGACACATTCCGACCTCTTGCCGACATCAAAGAGAAGGAGAACAATATAATCGTCACCACAGACCTTCCCGGCATCGAGAAGAAAGATGTAAATATCGACATCAAAGGGAACAAGCTGTGGATCAGCGCAAACACCCAGAGAGAGAACGAAGAAGAAAAAGAAGGTTACCTGATGAAGGAGCGCTCGTTCAAAAGATTTGCCCGTTCCTTAAGCCTGCCTGCTTCTGTGACCGAACAGGGATCAACTGCCAAAATGGAAGACGGTGTGCTCACGATCACACTTCCCAAGGCAGAAGAGGAAGAAAAACACAAGATAATGATAGAATAA
- a CDS encoding aspartate kinase, which translates to MKFGGTSVANGEKIRHVAELLKRYHQGGNEVIAVTSALGGVTDGLLSTANEVSVSGKITRVKEFIADITKKHYDAIHAAVDGEALQAECIGSLDCRLDELEKALIGICYLGELTPRSIDYISSYGERLAAPIVSGSIRSLGISSRSFTGGEAGITTDSNYGDAKPLEQSYSQVNERLCPLVADSIPVVTGFIAQNSQEIITTLGRSGSDFSASILGAAVSADEIWLWKEVDGIMTTDPKIVPEAQSIPRISYIEAMELSYFGAKVLHPRTIEPAIRHRIPVRVKNTFDPELEGTLIVAEQNKKQDVVKAVTLIKKVALINISGAGMMGTIGTAARVFSSLASEGVNIIMISQGSSEANMTLIVNEDHLEKAVAAIRREFSNNVVGDVAYDRDVCVVAVVGAGMDGIPGVAGKVFNALGKAGINIIMISQGSSQHNISFVVSSEDAIEAVRVLHKEFELDRQCRD; encoded by the coding sequence ATGAAATTCGGCGGTACGTCGGTTGCCAACGGCGAAAAGATCCGTCATGTCGCAGAGCTCTTAAAGAGGTATCATCAGGGCGGTAATGAAGTTATAGCAGTGACCTCGGCGCTTGGCGGTGTCACAGATGGTCTGCTAAGCACAGCAAATGAGGTATCTGTCAGCGGAAAAATCACACGTGTCAAGGAATTCATAGCCGACATAACTAAGAAACATTACGATGCTATCCATGCAGCGGTCGATGGTGAAGCTCTTCAGGCGGAGTGTATAGGATCACTTGACTGCCGGCTGGATGAGCTTGAAAAAGCCCTTATTGGCATATGCTATCTGGGTGAACTCACACCACGTTCAATAGATTACATCTCATCTTATGGTGAGCGCCTTGCAGCTCCCATTGTCAGCGGTTCCATACGCTCCCTGGGAATCAGTTCAAGGTCATTCACCGGTGGAGAGGCAGGTATAACCACGGACTCTAATTATGGTGATGCAAAGCCCCTTGAGCAAAGCTATTCCCAGGTAAACGAAAGGTTGTGTCCCTTAGTGGCAGATTCGATACCCGTGGTGACCGGGTTCATCGCCCAGAACAGCCAGGAAATAATCACAACTCTGGGACGCAGTGGCTCCGATTTCTCAGCCTCCATCCTTGGCGCTGCAGTGAGCGCAGACGAGATATGGCTCTGGAAGGAAGTTGATGGGATCATGACCACAGACCCTAAGATAGTGCCGGAAGCTCAGTCTATTCCCCGGATATCCTATATCGAGGCAATGGAACTTTCTTATTTCGGGGCAAAGGTCCTTCATCCCCGCACAATAGAGCCTGCTATCAGGCACAGGATACCTGTGAGAGTAAAAAACACCTTTGATCCTGAGCTCGAAGGTACTCTCATCGTCGCTGAGCAGAATAAAAAGCAGGATGTCGTAAAAGCTGTGACGCTCATCAAAAAAGTAGCCCTTATAAACATATCTGGCGCCGGCATGATGGGTACTATAGGAACTGCGGCAAGGGTTTTTTCATCACTGGCCAGTGAGGGTGTCAACATTATCATGATTAGCCAGGGCTCCTCCGAAGCTAACATGACCCTTATAGTTAACGAGGACCATCTTGAGAAGGCAGTTGCTGCCATCAGGCGTGAGTTCAGCAACAATGTGGTAGGGGATGTTGCTTATGACCGGGACGTATGCGTTGTGGCTGTCGTAGGCGCAGGCATGGATGGCATACCGGGCGTTGCAGGCAAGGTATTCAATGCCCTCGGGAAGGCAGGCATTAATATTATCATGATCAGCCAGGGTTCCTCACAGCACAACATATCATTTGTTGTCAGTTCTGAGGATGCCATTGAAGCTGTTAGGGTCCTACACAAGGAATTTGAACTGGACCGTCAATGCAGGGATTAA